Below is a genomic region from Triticum dicoccoides isolate Atlit2015 ecotype Zavitan chromosome 5A, WEW_v2.0, whole genome shotgun sequence.
AGGGAGAGACATCGTTGCGCCGTGTCGGCATGCGTGAGCGTGAAGGTGGCAAGTGGGGTGGCTCGCTCAAGTAGCTCGGGATCGGGACCGGCACCATGAGACGGCATCAGCGGCGCGTGGCCGGCGTCCTGGTGCCAGTCGCCATTGGCGAAGTGCAGATCATGGACCACGGGGCCGTCAGCCATTAGCTGGGCGGCCGAGGAGAGCACGGAGCGGCACTGCCACCTCATGTCCGCGGCCCGGAGGTGGTCATGAGGAACCACCGGgagtctaaggccctgtttggtttcaataagtcacctgacttataagtcaggtgacttaaaaccagtgacttataagtcacgtctgtttggttgtcatctgacttataagtcacctaaGCACACCTTTCTATATTGTTTTTTTATGTAAAAGTGGTGGGACCCATGCAAAAggaggtgacttataagttttaagttggggtggagcaacttatgacttataagttggggtgacttataagttgggtctgtttggcaaaataagtcactttttcacttttcgacttataagttggtgacttatttgaaacCAAACATGCTCTAAATGACCACAGGAGCGGTTGGGCCGCCGACGATGACGAGGTGGCGCAGCAGAGACAGAGCCAGAGCCAGAACACGCCGAGACGACTAATGCACCGCCACGAGCCGGGATCCTCTTTCCGATCTCCATTGACCCGCACTTCATTTTTGGCGCACGCTGTCACGAAGCCGCAGGGTATATGCATTAGCCTACTCatagtggagagtatcatatactactatcatgcatataatactagtgtatgatactacatttgTAGTGTATGGTACCATAGAGTAGTATCATATATGATCTTATTTATTATTGAcacgcatgacacaaagtagtaaagtattaattatgttacggtatctacctatgtttttttgaaagaaagactgtaagggaaccccctacagtataattggtgcaacaaacccaaattgcaagtatcatgccttgaacctgggtgggtgggaaggcatcaaccccttcccaccactaggctatgccttagtccgcgatatctacctatgttactctaccCCCCCTCCTCCCCTCTCTTGTTTAAATCGTTGCCGCATCAGCGTGTTTGCTATTGCCGAGTGCATGATACCGACTATGATATTACCACTATGGACAGCCTCAAGAAGCAAGGCAAACAACAAGGTTTGGCTGCTTGCTAATCAGAGGTGTTGACTTGGAGGCAGAAGCCTCGCAAAGCCAGTCTGTCAATACAGTCGTTGCTTggtgtcatgcatgcatgcatgcatgcatgcatggtgtcGCCGGCCGGGCCGAATCAAACTTAGAATAAGAAGGCCAGATCGAGACAACAAGAGTTGGCTCGCATGCCTTGAAGTGAATCGGGTGACTTCTTGATAAAAATAACAGGGGTTAAACATCATTGAAGATGGCAGTTGATAAAACTTAAACATCAGTTGACATGGAATGACCGACGGTAATAGCATATAAGTGCAAACTATTGGCTGGCTCTATAAGCTGGTAGCAACAAGCTGATAATTAAAGTCAGAGCAAATTGATACCAGAGATTCTAGTCTGGAACAGATCACATGCGCGGGTCATGAAGATGGATTGTCTTTTAGCGTATTAATAAAAAATTATAACACACTGAACAaataaaacaataaaaaattataacacACTGAACAGGGTTAAAAATAGATAagcatacataccttgacaaaggccATTGTTGCTGATCGAGGGCCACATTTGGCGAGAGAGGGGCTCCAAGCGAGAAGGAGGGGTTGAGGGCACGGGTGATGTGACTCTTCGTCGCTTGCACACATGTCGTATTACAAGAAGAAACCGACTCAAACAATTGCACCAAAGCACTCGTACCTTAAACCGGTAGATGGGGTCCATGAGCTTCGGCTAAAGCCCCGATGCACCAGCAGCTCTCAATTCCTGGAAGCTTAGGAAATGTATTGATTTATTTTGTGTGGGGTCGTTGAGATATAACCATCGTACACACTTTTTCATTGATAAATAAATTCCTAATTTTACGGAGACCAAAAAATATATGGTTTTGTAGCCAACAAAAAAGTGTTGTAAACCTTTTAAATAATAAAATCGTCTGTGTATGTATGATGACCTAAACTAAGTTTGGATATGTCAGAGTCAGACAAGTTGTGATACCTAACTAGCCCAATGCCTCCTCCAGTTGTATAAATATCacatagtagtactctaataggcaACGCAGATATATATTCGACTCAGTTAGTTTCCTCCAACATGGCAGCGGCTGCTAACGTAACCGTTGCACATGGATGCAAGCTAAGCATAGGAGATATATTATCCATGATCGTTGGTGCGCTGTgatcctatatatacccctccaccttaagCTACCTAAGCACACAGACCACAGCAGCAGTTTATCTTAGCAAACTAGCTAGCAGaggcatcaaattaagatggccaaGGTTAATACCGGCGCCGCCTTGTTGTCTCTGTGCCTGTTGCTGGCCTGTTCTGCCGGAGGCACAACGGCCGCCGATGTGGACGTGGAGGGCACCGTGAGGACAGAAGTAGAGAATGCCATCAAGAGCAACCCTGGCGTCGGCGCCGCCCTCATCCGGCTGGTGTTCCACGACTGCTGGGTTAATGTAAGTTGCCATCATTTGATTTTGAAGGGTTTTTTTTACCTGAAATCTTCAAAGTGCATGTGCATTTTTTCTAGGAACGAGTGGCCGGCTTATTACTCACATGTGTGTCTTTTTTTATCAGCTAGTGGATGTTTTTTGTTAACATTAAATGCGTACAGACTAGTCTGAAAAACAGATTCACGCACATTTATTTGACCTTTTAAATTTTAAAAAAGTCATATATTTTAAACCACGCCAGAATTCAGATCCGTTTTCATCGTTGGATAAATCGCGACGAGATTTtggaaactagatcccgcatgggtatGTTTCAACGAAATTTTTTTGATGCCAATTTTAGTGTTATATGGTGCAATTAAAATACTGCattgtgcaactttagtactacATGATGCAACTTTTTTTAAAACCAACTTTGAAGCTATATGATCTAACTTCATATGAGGTTGCAACCTATCAACCATAACAACTTGATGTGCAACTAGTCTACTACCCCGGCCAACTATCTAGTAGTGGATTGCAAGCCTACTACCCCGGCCAACTATCTACTAGTTACATATATATGCTCAGTTGGCGTGGCAATGCAGTCTAGttgcacacattgatgtttagttggcaggactattggCACACATATAAGCTTAGTTGGTGCGGCaatatagtctagttgcacacacattaatgtttagttggcagaaggactattggcacacacatatgctcgGTTGGCGCggcatgtagtctagttgcacacatattgacGTTTATTTGATAGGAAGACTAGTTCGTCGAAACATCCCCATGTGGAATCTACTTTTGAAGAGCACGTTGCGAGGGTTTCAACGGTGAAAACAGATCTGAATTTCGACATGAGGATTGAAAGTTATTgcctttttaaaattttaaaatcacAAAATAAATGCGAATAAACACATGCATGCACAGGAAGAGATGCATATGATGGCATTTAATACGTAGCAGGAAAATGGACTACTAGATGACTATTCTAATTAAAAGGGGAGACAAGAAATTACCTAAAGTGACGGGCCGCTCGCTAAGCATCCCAGGCGGCCGTGCGCTGGCTTGACGCGTCCTTTTTTTTATGgaattgagagatgagaatggtatcATACACTATGTTATGGTATCATAGCACGTAAAACTATagatatttttctgtgagaaaactttcaatctattcatcaaatACCATGAAAGAACAAAAAACACATAAAGCAATACAAATTACATCCATATCTAGGTATTTCAATGACAAGTCAATCGTGTACACATATTTGTATTGGAGTTctacaaacaaataaataagatgTGTCCCCTAACAAAAAAAGTGCGAGTATGACACTACTATATGATGCTATGCATTACAGGGCTAATATCATACATGAGTATCATACATGTATTCAAGTATCTGATGTCACCCTTTATTTATAAGAGGAAAAAGACTCTTAGCACTAAAATCAAGCCAAAAAAATTTCTCACACAAAAACACATGAAATTATACAATCCACTGAAAATGCATATGATATACTCCTTTTCAATGCATTGATATTGCCCTTAGTCTGGCTCATTTGATTGATGATGAATGCATGCATGCACGTGTTAATAACGTGCAGGGCTGCGATGGATCGGTGCTTTTGGACCAGACGCCGTCCGGCAGCAATACCGAGAAGAAGGCGATCAACAACATGGGCCTAGACGGCTTCAGCCTCGTCGACACCATCAAGTCCAAACTGGGCAACAGCGTCTCGTGCGCCGACATAGTCGTCTTCGCCGGGCGTGACGCGGCCAGATACCTAAGCGGCGGCAAAATTGCCTACACTGTTCCCTCAGGGCGCAAGGACGGCATTGTCTCATCGGCCGCCGCCGCAGACGCCATCCTCCCGCAATCCACCTTCGAGTTCCAGCAGCTCAAGGACAACTTCGCCAAGAAGAACTTCACCCAGGAGGAGCTCGTCATCCTCTCCGGCGCGCACTCCATCGGCGTCTCCCACCTCTCGTCTTTCCAGGATCGCCTCAACGGTACAACCGCGACGCCGATCAACGACAGCTACAAACAAGCGCTTGTGGCAGACATCGAGGCCCAGAAAAATAGCCAAAATACGCAGGATCCCATTGAGAAGAATAACATCCGCGACATGAGCCTGAAGTTCCAGAACGACTCCGGCTACGACACTACGGGGGTGAACACCGCGGCGAAGGGCGCCCTGgacaacagctactaccacgccaaCCTCCAGAAcagggtgcttttcaagtccgactGGGTTATGCGCACGGACATCAAAGCCGGGGGCGACATGGCCGAGTACATGAACAATGCCACCAAGTGGAACAATGACTTCGCCGCCACCATGGTCAAGCTCAGCAAGCTCCCGGCCGAGGGTAGTACCCATTACGAGATAAGGAAGAACTGCAGAGTCACCAACCAGAACCAAGGTTTTTAATTTTGGAGCTCACTGAAATATGTGAAATTTCGGAAATTTCGCAAAttatttcggattttgatatttcaaatttcacttaaTTTTAATTGATTTTAACATAATTTTAATTTATTTCAAAATCAGTTTGAATCTACATTGAAATTTCGGGGTTAAAAATATTTCGGACCTCACTGAAATATGCGAAATTTCATAAATTCATTGAAATTTTGTTGAAATTTTTAACCTATTACTAGCTGGAAGCGCGCCTAAATTGATGGCATCACCTATAGGTGTCATGGATGTGATGATTTGTCTTTTGATGGTTCTATTCCATGCCTCGTTTGTATTACTCCAATACCCACTAAAATAAAAGAATAATAACATTGTCTTTATTTTGTGCAAAGGCCAAAGGTCGTGTATAATAAGTAGCATAGACCCTTGCAAAAACATCCGTACAAAAATTAAAATACACATCCAAATCCTTGAAGGTGTCAAAGCTCGTTGCATTCATTGACGGCACAACATGAACAAAGCTCGTTGCCGCCTCACCGCCTCTATCTTATCGGTGCAAACTTGCTGAAACTTAGGAGCTTGTAGAAGCAGTGGCCTGAAAGTCATCAACGTAGACGAGGAGATGCCGATGGCACAATCTGTGTAGCACATCACTGCTCCCGACAATTAGGTGCCGAAGTGAGTCTGTGGAATGCCCTAGGGTTAATGATCTACACTTTGTCTCTATGTATTTTGGCACACGTGAAGGACTGAACTTAATGAAGGAGAATTTTCTCGAGCTACCACGCATATACCTCTTTCGTCACATCGGTCCGATGATCTGGTCCAAGTGAGAAAACTTCAAAAGGTATCAAGCTGCCCATCAGGCTGAACAGGTCTCCTCCCATGTCCCCTccgtaaccctagccgccgccgctggaAAGGCCTCCTCCACCCACCGCCGCGCTATGTCGCTGCCGGAGAGCCGGCCAGCGAAGCCGGGCCGCGCTTCGGGATGGTGGAGGCGGGGCGGATTCATCCCTCTCGCTCCCATCCTCGCGGCCTCGATCCAGCCATGGCGCGCCGCGGGCGCCACCCCCAACCACCCTCCCCGCTGCTGCCCACCTCCTGCTCGTCTGGCGGCGGACCTGGCGTGTCCTGGCCGCGGCCATGGCCGCCCTTCCCAGCAGCCATCCCCTCCACCACCGGGGGCGCATCCCAGACTGCTGACGGTGCTGCTGCTTGCTATGGTCGGGCGCGGGTGCTGCGGCTGGTTGCGGGGGCGCACGCGGCCCGCCTTGTGCAGCCCCCCCCCCTCCGGCGGGCCTTCCTCCACCTCGAGTAGCGGTGACGGTTCTTGGGCGGCGGTGAAGAGGAAATAGTGGTAGTGGCAGGCGCGGGGCACCTACCGTCGGGGTCCTTGCTGGCGTTGCTCCAGGCCTGGTGGCCTCAGACTCGCGTTCTCCGGTGTCTCTGGGTTGCTGGCGTGCTCTGCCGGGCGGCTTTGGCCTTGGCGACCAGCAGCTGCATTCATTCCGGCTTGCTTGGTTTGCTGATGTCCAGGCAGCTACGGCCACGACAACTCGAATATGCGTCCCTGTAGTCCTAGCTTGCCGGCGTTGTAGGTCGCCGTCGCCTCCCCCTTGCGNNNNNNNNNNNNNNNNNNNNNNNNNNNNNNNNNNNNNNNNNNNNNNNNNNNNNNNNNNNNNNNNNNNNNNNNNNNNNNNNNNNNNNNNNNNNNNNNNNNNNNNNNNNNNNNNNNNNNNNNNNNNNNNNNNNNNNNNNNNNNNNNNNNNNNNNNNNNNNNNNNNNNNNNNNNNNNNNNNNNNNNNNNNNNNNNNNNNNNNNNNNNNNNNNNNNNNNNNNNNNNNNNNNNNNNNNNNNNNNNNNNNNNNNNNNNNNNNNNNNNNNNNNNNNNNNNNNNNNNNNNNNNNNNNNNNNNNNNNNNNNNNNNNNNNNNNNNNNNNNNNNNNNNNNNNNNNNNNNNNNNNNNNNNNNNNNNNNNNNNNNNNNNNNNNNNNNNNNNNNNNNNNNNNNNNNNNNNNNNNNNNNNNNNNNNNNNNNNNNNNNNNNNNNNNNNNNNNNNNNNNNNNNNNNNNNNNNNNNNNNNNNNNNNNNNNNNNNNNNNNNNNNNNNNNNNNNNNNNNNNNNNNNNNNNNNNNNNNNNNNNNNNNNNNNNNNNNNNNNNNNNNNNNNNNNNNNNNNNNNNNNNNNNNNNNNNNNNNNNNNNNNNNNNNNNNNNNNNNNNNNNNNNNNNNNNNNNNNNNNNNNNNNNNNNNNNNNNNNNNNNNNNNNNNNNNNNNNNNNNNNNNNNN
It encodes:
- the LOC119296912 gene encoding peroxidase 5-like; the protein is MAKVNTGAALLSLCLLLACSAGGTTAADVDVEGTVRTEVENAIKSNPGVGAALIRLVFHDCWVNGCDGSVLLDQTPSGSNTEKKAINNMGLDGFSLVDTIKSKLGNSVSCADIVVFAGRDAARYLSGGKIAYTVPSGRKDGIVSSAAAADAILPQSTFEFQQLKDNFAKKNFTQEELVILSGAHSIGVSHLSSFQDRLNGTTATPINDSYKQALVADIEAQKNSQNTQDPIEKNNIRDMSLKFQNDSGYDTTGVNTAAKGALDNSYYHANLQNRVLFKSDWVMRTDIKAGGDMAEYMNNATKWNNDFAATMVKLSKLPAEGSTHYEIRKNCRVTNQNQGF